Proteins encoded together in one Miscanthus floridulus cultivar M001 chromosome 16, ASM1932011v1, whole genome shotgun sequence window:
- the LOC136511304 gene encoding uncharacterized mitochondrial protein AtMg00810-like translates to MAFLLLYVDDVVLTTSSMRFLQRIITALRQEFSMTDMGSLHHFLGVSVQRHQDSLFLSQRQYMLDILERAGMLNCKPCSTPVDTHAKLSADGVTVADPTHYRSIAGALQYLTFTRLDIAYIVQQVCLYMHDPQEPHLGAMKRILRYLQGTLDLGLHLHRTSPADLTVYTDADWAGCPDTRKSTSRYAVFLGDNLISWSSKRQPTVSRSSAEAEYRAMANGVAEACWLRQLL, encoded by the coding sequence ATGGCTTTCTTGCTCCTCTATGTTGATGATGTTGTTCTGACCACTTCCTCCATGCGTTTTCTTCAGCGGATTATCACAGCCCTCCGCCAAGAATTCTCTATGACGGACATGGGGTCCCTGCACCACTTCCTGGGAGTCAGTGTTCAACGCCACCAGGACAGCCTGTTCCTCTCACAGCGTCAGTACATGCTAGATATTCTGGAGCGTGCCGGTATGCTTAACTGCAAGCCCTGCAGTACTCCTGTTGATACTCATGCTAAGCTTTCTGCTGATGGTGTTACCGTCGCCGACCCTACTCACTATCGCAGCATTGCTGGAGCACTTCAGTATCTCACCTTCACCCGTCTAGATATTGCGTATATTGTTCAGCAGGTCTGCCTCTATATGCACGACCCACAGGAGCCTCATCTTGGCGCTATGAAGCGCATTCTCCGCTACCTCCAGGGCACTTTGGATCTTGGTCTTCATCTTCACCGGACCTCACCGGCTGATCTTACTGTCTACACGGATGCTGATTGGGCGGGATGTCCTGACACGCGCAAATCCACATCTAGGTATGCGGTGTTCCTCGGGGACAATCTCATCTCCTGGTCGTCCAAACGTCAGCCAACGGTGTCCAGGTCCAGCGCTGAGGCGGAGTATCGGGCTATGGCCAATGGTGTTGCTGAAGCCTGCTGGTTGCGACAACTTCTATAA
- the LOC136511922 gene encoding protease Do-like 1, chloroplastic: MHHGPLGDDGARNEIHEPRRSETSQQPVGKRQASSGTAPGSSNAARPLIVQTPPAAGGCARSTVLPPARTTQATAAPMAAAAAATASSATACFLSPLPPPRRPRHFLRHLARAAATKPAPASASSLALPSPWPWARLRRLRELVPAEAAGRLLSSAAGSLIVALASASLVLGDAGAASAFVVSTPRKLQADELATVRLFQENTPSVVYITNLAVRQDAFTLDVLEVPQGSGSGFVWDKSGHIVTNFHVIRGASDLRVTLADQSVYEAQVVGFDQDKDVAVLRIKAPKDKLRPIPVGMSADLLVGQKVYAIGNPFGLDHTLTTGVISGLRREISSAATGRPIQDVIQTDAAINPGNSGGPLLDSSGNLIGVNTAIYSPSGASSGVGFSIPVDTVGGIVDQLIKFGKVTRPILGIKFAPDQSVEQLGLSGVLVLDAPPNGPAGKAGLQSTKRDPYGRLILGDIITSVNGSKVTNGSDLYRILDQCKVGETVTVEVLRGDHKEKIPVVLEPKADES; this comes from the exons ATGCATCATGGACCATTGGGAGACGACGGAGCACGAAACGAAATACACGAGCCGAGAAGAAGCGAGACGAGCCAGCAGCCAGTAGGAAAGCGCCAGGCAAGCAGTGGCACTGCACCAGGCAGCAGCAACGCAGCGCGTCCACTCATCGTCCAAACACCCCCGGCCGCGGGCGGCTGCGCTCGCTCCACTGTCCTGCCCCCCGCGCGCACAACGCAAGCAACAGCAGCCccgatggccgccgccgccgccgccaccgcgtccTCCGCCACAGCCTGCTTCCTCTCCCCGCTCCCGCCGCCACGCCGCCCGCGTCATTTCCTCAGGCACCTCGCGCGCGCCGCGGCCACCAAGCCCGcgcccgcctccgcctcctcgctCGCCCTCCCCTCGCCGTGGCCGTGGGCGCGGCTACGGCGGCTCCGCGAGCTAGTCCCCGCCGAGGCCGCGGGGCGGCTGCTGTCGTCGGCCGCGGGCTCCCTCATCGTGGCGCTTGCCTCCGCGTCGCTGGTCCTCGGCGACGCCGGCGCGGCATCCGCGTTCGTGGTCTCCACGCCCCGGAAGCTGCAGGCGGACGAGCTCGCCACCGTGCGCCTCTTCCAGGAGAACACGCCCTCCGTCGTCTACATCACCAACCTCGCCGTCAG GCAGGACGCGTTCACGCTCGACGTGCTGGAGGTGCCACAGGGGTCTGGGTCGGGCTTTGTCTGGGATAAGAGCGGCCACATCGTCACCAATTTCCATGTCATCCGTGGCGCGTCAGACCTCAG GGTCACACTTGCTGATCAGTCAGTGTATGAAGCGCAAGTTGTTGGATTTGACCAGGACAAGGATGTTGCTGTTTTGCGTATCAAAGCACCGAAGGATAAACTAAGACCTATACCTGTTGGTATGTCAGCAGACCTACTGGTTGGTCAGAAAGTATATGCCATTGGAAACCCA TTTGGCCTTGACCACACTCTTACAACAGGTGTTATCAG TGGATTGCGTCGAGAAATCAGTTCAGCTGCCACAGGACGTCCTATACAAGATGTGATACAGACTGATGCTGCTATCAACCCTGGTAACAGTGGTGGTCCACTTCTTGATAGTTCTGGAAACTTGATAGGTGTAAACACTGCTATATACTCGCCCTCAGGAGCATCATCTGGTGTTGGGTTTTCCATTCCAGTTGATACA GTTGGGGGCATTGTGGACCAACTTATAAAATTTGGCAAGGTGACAAGGCCTATTTTGGGAATAAAATTTGCCCCTGATCAATCTGTAGAGCAGCTTGGGTTAAGTGGAGTGCTTGTCTTGGATGCTCCTCCAAACGGACCAGCTGGCAAAGCG GGTCTGCAATCAACCAAACGAGATCCCTATGGCCGGCTTATCCTGGGTGACATAATTACCTCTGTGAATGGTTCAAAGGTAACAAACGGAAGCGACTTGTATCGGATATTGGATCAGTGTAAAGTTGGGGAGACG GTGACCGTGGAAGTCTTGCGTGGCGATCATAAAGAGAAGATCCCTGTGGTCCTGGAACCGAAGGCTGACGAATCCTAG
- the LOC136513364 gene encoding uncharacterized protein, which yields MLWERSRIVMDDGGGVDDFTFAAAQPPPRLLSAGSGGGCMGPPLLYPVFGRPRSPPWAAPAPEPETATARVPLGRLLLVDRDPSPPPPPAPADDVDDDEGLDSVPAEMFSPWSPGWSAAAASSSPARCKKSGSTGSVLRWRPRLAVGRSQSDGKEKFVFLSTASSGGSFGRRNQKGRGAVEGAASAGSAGGGGAHAWSYYVNNNKGGGARRRRSFLPYKQDLVGLFANAAVFRRSYLPF from the coding sequence ATGGACGACGGCGGTGGCGTTGACGACTTCACCTTCGCCGCCGCCCAGCCGCCTCCTCGTCTACTATCtgcaggcagcggcggcggttgcATGGGCCCGCCGCTGCTGTACCCAGTCTTCGGCCGGCCGAGGTCCCCGCCGTGGGCTGCTCCGGCCCCGGAGCCAGAGACGGCCACCGCGCGGGTGCCGCTAGGACGGCTTCTGCTCGTGGACAGGGatccgtcgccaccgccgccgccagcgcccgcggacgacgtcgacgacgacgaaggCCTCGACTCGGTGCCGGCGGAGATGTTCTCCCCCTGGTCCCCCGGGTGGTCGGCCGCGGCGGCGTCCTCCTCCCCGGCGCGGTGCAAGAAGAGCGGCTCCACGGGGTCCGTGCTCCGCTGGCGGCCCCGGCTCGCCGTCGGGCGTAGCCAGAGCGACGGCAAGGAGAAGTTCGTCTTCTTGAGCACCGCCTCCTCCGGCGGGTCGTTCGGGCGCCGGAACCAGAAGGGGCGAGGCGCCGTGGAGGGTGCTGCCAGCGCCGGCTCCGCTGGAGGTGGTGGTGCCCACGCCTGGAGCTATTACGTCAACAATAATaagggcggcggcgcgcggcgccGGAGGTCGTTCCTGCCATACAAGCAGGACCTCGTCGGGCTGTTCGCCAACGCCGCCGTGTTCCGCCGGAGCTACCTCCCGTTCTGA